TGTCCTATTGTCCTGTTCTTAAAAAAGTAAATAAAAATATAAAGATAGAAGTAGGACCTTTTTTAAAACAACAGGACCTTTCAGGACCTTTCGGGAAAACAGCATGCCAGCCGATATTGTTGACCTCTTTCGTGAGCTTGGGTTTAACCCGGCCAAAAAAACCGCAAAGGAATGGGCCTCGGCCTGTCCCTGCTGCGGTGGAAAAGACCGGTGCAGCATCTGGCCCGATGAACAGGAAGGGCGCGGCTACTACTGGTGCCGCCAGTGCGACGTCAAGGGTGACGGCATCCAGCTGCTCCGCGACTACGCCAGCATAAGCTACGGCGATGCCTGCAAGCGTGTTGGCGTGGCCCCTGTGGCCAACCTGAAAGCCCCGGCAATACCCAAGTCAAAGCACGTTGAGCCCTTCCAGGCCGTGAGCGGTCAGCTTGGCCAGCTGGAGGGTGTCGACCGCGATAAGTGGCAGACCCACGCCGCCAAGCTGGTGACCTGGGGGACAGAGTGCATGCTACGCGCTCCGGAGCACATGGAGTGGCTTGCTGCGCGTGGGCTGGATGCCGAGGCAGTGCAGCGTTACCGCCTGGGATTCAACCCGGGCGAACGTGGCAAGAATTGCATCATCCGCCCGCGAGAAAGCTGGGGCCTGCCCTCGATGCTCAAGGATAACGGCAAGCCCAAAAAACTTTGGCTGCCGCGCGGCATCATCGTGCCGCAAATCATGCCTGGGCCGAACGGAGCCGACCTGGTCGAGCGAGTGCGCATCCGCCGCCTGGATGTCGACCGGCAAGAGTTCCGGCCGGAGCACAAATACCATGTGGTCGAGGGCAGCAGCATGGATCTGCTGTGGCTGCCCTGCACTGCGCAGCACGATACTGGCGTGGTGGTGGTTCAGGAAACCGAGCTGGATACGTTCATGCTCCACGCTGTGGCCGGCGACCTGACCAGCTGCCTGGCGTCCATGACCAGCAACATCCGCAACATGTCCACCGCTGTGTACGAGCGGCTGAAGAACGCCAGCTGCATTCTGGTGGCGCTCGACTGCGACAAGGCCGGCGCAGAGGGGTGGCCTCGCTGGCGGGCCACATTCCCCCGCGCAAAGCGCTGGCCTGTGCCCATGGGCAAGGATGCGGGCGAGGCCTTTGGCGCGGGCCTCGACCTGCGCCTGTGGGTACAGGCGGGCATTCCAGAGGGCCTTCAGTTGGCTATGCCGGCAGGACATGCGCCTGACATGACCTTGCAGGAAGGGGCGCACGAAAATAAGGCGGAGCATGTAGAGCCTTCTGTGAAGCAGCCTGCGCCGCCGATTGAAGTGGCCGAACCGCAGCCGGAAGTGGCAGCCGAACAGCCAGCGCAAAAGAAGCGCCGCCCTCCCCGCCCGGAACCTGGCATATCCAAACACCTGTCCACCGCCGCTGGCCCCCTGGACAGCCTGGCCATACTGCGCCGCGTAGGCGTGGAGGCCGTGCCTGATGGCATTGATTTCACGCTCACAGGGCATGAGCGCTGGCCGCTGGATGACTACTGCGCGTTGTTCACCTGGCTGCGCCGCAACGGTCAGTGGGTAAAGATGGCGCTGGAAGGCGCAACGATTATGAAGGATCAGGCATGAAAGTACTTAAAACCCAACTGGATGCCGTAGAATTTTTGACCAACCAGGGCTTCAAAGTTTCCAAGAGCAAGTTCGGCCGTGATGTCAACGATGGCAAAGTGGCCACCACTGTCGAGGGATTTTTTGAAGATGGCGCACTGCTGGCCTATGCATCATTGCATCTTACGCCACTGGCCAAGGCAGAAAACAGGGCGCTGACTGACGCCACAGTCAACCGGGTGTCTGCTGATGCTGACCTCAAGCGCCTCACCGCCGATCGCGCCCGTCTGAAGCTGGAAAAAGAGCAGGGCCTCTTGATGCCTCGGGCGCAGTACGAGGAGGACCTGGCCGCGCGGGCCATGTTCTTCAAGTCGGAGGTGGACAGTTTCGGTTTTCGCAAGGCTGGCGAGATTATCGCCCTGGTCAATGGAGATGAAAGCAAGCTGCCCGACCTGCTGAAATGGTGGGCGGCGCAGACTGCGGACTGGACGGACGCCTGGGCGTCTGACCGCCAGTTCGTGGCCAGCAATGAAGAAACCGAGGAGATTGGAGAAGACTGATGAAGCAGATCCGCTTTACAGATGGCGAGCGGCACGTCTTCCGTAAGCGCCCCTATGAACCGCTGTCGGAATGGGCTGCGGCCAATCTGCTTGTTAAGGATGGCCCGTATGCCGGTGGGCGATACCGCAAGGACGTGAACCCTTATCTCGTGGAGATCATGGACACATGGTCGCACCCCGATGTGGAAGAGGTGGACGTGTGCGGCAGCGCCCAGACGGGCAAAACGCTGGTAATGCATGCAGCCCTGGCCTACAGCGTGGCGAAACGCCCGGGGCCACGCATGCTGGCCATGCAGGACGACGAAAGCCTGAGCAAAGTGGTTTCCAACAAGCTGCTGCCCATGTTTCGGGCCAGCCGCCCCGTGCGCGACCTGCTGGCCAAGGAACGCTCTGGCCAGATCACGTTCAGGGATTCAACAACCTTGTATCTGGCCAGCGCCCAAAGCCCCAACGCCCGCGCGTCTATCTCCATTCAGGATCTGATGCTCGACGAAGAGGCTCTGTACCGCCAGATCACCGGGCAGGGTGTTCCGGCGCTGGAGTTCCTCGAGCGCACGCGCAGTTATTCCAACACGCGCAAGGTGCTGCGGGAATCCAAGCCTATCGGCGGCGATGAGTGCAGCATCGTCCTTGCCATGGAAGAGTGCGACGAAGTTCGTCACTACGAGGCCCGTTGCCCGGCCTGCATGCAATACAACGAGCTGGTGGAGGATAACCTGGCGCTGGTGGAAAAAGGGGTTAGCCCGCAGGAAGTTGAGCGGCGCAAGCTGGGCCGCTACCGGTGCAAGTGCGGCTACCTGTGGACTGACCACATGCGCGATCGCGCCGTCAACATGGGGCGCTGGGTGGCCGCTGATCCGGTTCCCCATCCGCGTCGAGTGGGCTTTGTGCTTCCGGCCATCCTGTCAAAAAACGTCAGCCTTTCGGAGATCATGGCTGCAAAAATGCGGGCCGAGGCCTCCGACTCTCCGGCGCTCAAGCAGCACTACATCAACGGCATGTGGGCGAAACCGTACCGCGCAGTGGTGCAGGAAACTGAAGCCACCGCCATTTTGAAGCGGATCGACAAAAACCTGCAGGCGCGAACCGTGCCCGGCGACGTGGTGGCGCTCACGGCCGGGGTGGACAGCCAGGCACGTGGCTTCTGGTACACGATCTGGGGCTGGAAGCCCAACCTCGCCTCTGTGCTTGTAGACTACGGGCGGCTGCCAGATTGGGACGCTGTGCATGCCCTGCTGTATGAAACTCGGTATGATTATGAGGCAGACGGCCCAATGTCGGGCCGCAACCTGGGTATCTGGAGGGCAGGCATCGACTCGGGTGGTACCAGGTCGGACGACAAGGCCATCTCTCGTACCGAGGACGTTTACCGCTGGGTGCGCAAGTACGGCGGCAAGCGCATCTTTGCCTGCAAGGGCGCAAGCCATGAAAGCGTTACACCTGTGCGGGCCGTGAATATCGACCGCTTCCCCAGCTCACGCATGCGCATCAAGGGCGGGTTGTGGCTCTACCTGCTGGACACGCACTATTTCAAAAGTCTGCTGTTCGCCCGGCTGGCAGAAGATGCCAGGCAGCCCATCACCCTGCACAGGGATACCGACCAGATGTTTGCCGATCAGCTCTCTGCCGAGAGCCTGCAGCGCGATCGCAACGGCAAACTGGTGTGGGTAGTCAAGCGCCGGGCCAACCACCTGCTTGACTGCTCCATGATGGCCCATGCCTGCGTGGATGGATCGTGGTTGCCCAGCCTGCACCAGCTGCTGGAACGTGAAACCGCACAGAAGTCCAGGCCTGCACCAAAGCTGCACAGCCATTTGCCGGAGCCGGAGCATGGGGCGGCCCCACAGCGTCATATGTCCCAGGTTGCACCTGCCACGCGGGAGTTGCCTCAACGTGTCATGGCCGCGAGGGAGGCTCCCCAGCGCGTCGTAAACCGCCCGGGCTTCATGCGCCGGAGTTCAGACTTTTAGGAGCATGCAATGGCTAGACAAAGAGTGAACCTGCCCTATGACCGCACCGCTGACGGCGCGCGGGTGAATGTGATGCGGGCTGCGGAAATGCTGAGCTGCTCCCGCTCGTGGGTCTATAAGCTGATTGAGGCCGGGCACCTCAAGGCCTTCCGTATCGGCAGCCGCAAAGGTTTGCAGATTACCGTGCGCAGCCTTGAGGGGTATTTGGCGAGGCAGGCGGTGTTGAGTGACTAGCGCCTACAGGCTGATTGCCTGCACGCCCTTGGTTTTGACAAGATTCAGCAGTTTGAGTGCTGCCCCGCCGGGCTTGCGGACGCCGCGTTCCCAGTCGGAAATGAGATTCTTGGAAACATTCAGATACCACGCCAGCACGGGCTGGGAGAGTCCTTCCCGTTCACGCAGGGTACGAATTTCTTCCGCTGTCATGGGCTGCACGGGCACAAGGCACAGTTCGTCAAACGTGCGCATGGTCTGCTTGTCTACAACGCCAAGCTTGAACATGTCCCGCATGTCTTCGTGGACGGCAGCCGCGATTTCGCTGTGGTACTTGTTCTGCATGGTGTGCTCCTAAATTTCTATGATGATGCCGTTTTCCAGCATGATACCCAGGGCTTCTTCTGGCTGCTGCATAAGCACTTTGGCCTGTTCCTTGAGGATGGTCAGATCCTTTTGGCTTATATTTGCCATGTTGGCCTTGGCAAACCCAAAAGCAAAAAACACCCGCTCACCCTGCCGATAGAAAAGAATAACCCTGTAGCCGCCAGACTTTCCCTCGCCCTGCCGCGCCAACCGCTGCTTGTATACCAGGCCACCCAGACTGGCATTTATCTGCCCGGACTCCATTTGCGCAACAATATCTATCAGGGCTTCGTCTGGTATGCCTTCCTTGATGGCAAAGCGTTCAAAATTCCGAAGCTTGAAAAATCTCAAGAAAGGCCTCTCAAAGTGTCACGCATTGTATGACATACAGATATGTCACACAATGTCGGATGTCAATGGCGGGGGAAAAACTAGTCGGCAGGAGGAAGGGCAGCAGCAGCACTAGAACCAACACCGCCAACGTCATCTACTTGTTAATGGTCTTCTCCAGGAAAAAGAGAAGCTTGCTCTTTTTGAGCTACCTTCACCGGTTTGGAATTTTCTATAGCCTCGCCAATGGTAATGGAACCTGGACGCTTTTCGCCAAGTCCAACTACCATGGCAGAATCCCATTTGCCATCCTGCACAGCTAGATTGATCTGAAGATCAATATTTCTTGGATAATTATCAACGATCTGTGCTTCCCTATAAATGTCATGCAAATGCGTAATTTCTTCATCGCTCAAAAAACGGGTACTGATGGTACGCCGCTTACCTTCTTTAACGACCACTATACTCCGCTGCTTGAGCGCTACGTCCGTGATGTCATATTCTCCATCTATTTTATATGTCTTAGCTGCAACTGCCGATTCAACCTTTTTAACAGAGCGAAAAACCTCTTCTGCCTCAGGCTTGGAGTAGGATTTTTCCCCAACTGTGACGGTATCGGAGCCGCGCATGGAACTGGCAAGATGCTCCATCGGCTCAACAAGATGCCCTACAGCCCTTTTGCCCTCGGTAACTATTTCAGCATACTGTTGGCGAGTTTTTTCTTCTGCTAGACGAATCTCTTTTTGTGCATTGATTTGGGCAAGTTCAATTTGCGTGTCAGCATTTTTACCGTACACATAGCAAGAGCCTATGAGTACACACGCAAAAAATGAGCAAAGCACTATTGTCTTATGGCTACTATCCATTCCGTCTGCAATTTTTGCAATGTATTTAAGACAATTTTCAATATTTATTTTTACAAATGTACAGCCTCTATCAACTCGTACATTTACTATTAATTCATCATAACCAGAACGTAAAGATGCAAATGTAAGTTTTTTATTATTACTTTGATTGTAAATAGATAAAATTTGACGTTGTATTCTTATTACAAACTCTGCCAGTTTGTAGTTAAATTCTCCGTTCCACTGGTCACCATTCAATTTAATATTAATATTAAATCGACCATCAAACAGGGGGCTATCACCGATTTTGCCCCCTTGAAGACTTTCCAGCACCAAAGACAAAGCATCTTCAATACTCGCTGTAGATGCCTTGTTAGCCGATATTGAGATTGGCGATGCGGGAACAAAAACAAGCCTGGGACGTGTGCGGCGAAGGGAACGGCGTGCCATAATGCCTCACAAAAGTGATTTATCGAATTTTTGGAGTAAGTTGTTCAATCAAATTTAGCAATAAATCGATAAATGACATTTGCATAGATTTTTATCAAGCAAGTTTGACGCCTGGATTAACTGCCTTATGCACGAGACGAAGTGCATTTTCTCAGAGCAGTTGAATACGTTGAAGACTTATTTTTTCATTGATACATTTTGAGAAAAGATTAGGGATAAAAAATTGAAGGCTCGCAAAGCAGCAGCAAATCCATCGATGCCGCTGTACTTTGCCTTGCCATGTTCAAGGGACAAAGCCCCAGCCTTAGTTGGCTGTTGAGCAGGAAATAGGCCGGGCGCTCTGCGCGGCTTAAATAATGGAGGTTCCCATGCAAACAGGTATCTATGCGTTGCAGTATGCGAATGATCGTGACAGCGGAGCGGGTATTCTGGTCATAATGCCGGATGGCAAGCTTGCAGGCGGCGACCACTCCTTCACCTACACCGGGCAATGGCAGCAGCAAGGGGATGGCATAACCGCTGTGCTCCTGGCCAAAAAGCACAGACTTGCTTCTGGCGTTTCTATTTTTGGCCCGGTGGAAAAGCTCACCATTGACGGCAGCGGAACTATCGGCGGCATGGGCACAACAGCAACAACACCCATTCAGCTCACCGCCACCGCCCGCGAGTTTCCGGGGATAAAAATTAATGCGGTGCTGACCCTATTGGAAACATTGTAATCCACTAAGAATAGCATCCGTATTTCGCAATTTTTTTGGTCAGCAGAAAAAACTGTAATAAGTAGCGAGAACTCATCTATGAATAAAAATACAGATGAACTTCCACCCACAAAAATAACTCAATCAACATTTCACTCACGGCGGAAGTCCCCACGCTTGCTTTCTGGGTCATTAATACTCGACCTTCCAGATATTTTGACAAAAAATTTTATTCCATTTTTAAGGGCATTTCCTAGGGTTAGGATAGCGTTAATCGCTTTTCTTTGCTTCTTTTTATTATCAGCCCTAATCTGCAAATTATTTTTTGCTGATTATTTTGAAAAATTCAATGCATTATCAAATGATGGTTTATTTGTAACAATAATTTTATGTGCAATATTACTTTTTTATACTTTTATTTCGTTTACAAAATTTAACTTCAATGAACCTTTTTCATTAAATCTTGAAAGAATTTGGGAGGAACGAGAAAAACTTCAATTGCAGATAAGTTCTGATCAAAATGAAGTTTCATCTGAAAAAGATATATTTTATACTGTTCAGTTAAATATAAATAGACTTGATGAATATTACACAATAAACATTCGTCAGTCATATAGAAGTTTTAATATGAGTATTTTTTTGATAATAGCGGGCTTTATAACGCTAATCGCTGGTTTTTGGATATTTTATTTTGACGAAAATAGAAATATTACAATGGCAGTTGTTTCTGGGGTTTCATCCATCATAATGGAATTTATCGGCGGGACATGCTTCTACATCTATAATAAGACAACAAAACAATTAAATAATTTTTATGATCGACTTGTTATTGCACAAGATACAATGTTAGCAATTAAGCTCTGCGACCAGATTGAACCACAGGAAAAGCAGCATGATGTTCGTCGTCAAATCATTGTAAGTCTTCTTGGTCGATGCAGAAGTATTTAAATATTTTCAAGAATATTTTCTCAAAAAAATTGTTCACAAGGATTTAAGGGAGCTATTATGCCAAAATTTATTGATCCACATGATGCGTATTTGAGTTTTCGAGAAGAAGTTCAAAATGACAGCCTTCAGCTTGAATCATGCAAACTCCATCCTGACATTAAGATGTATTTTGATGAAGTGGATTCTGGTGCTCGGTTTACCTATGCAACATTTAAAAATAAAATTGCAAAAGGCATTTTACAAATAGCACAATCAGGATGGGATAACGGCATTCCGTACTTCCAACTCGGAATAGCAGTGGGCAAAGAGTTTCGCAAGCAAGGCGTTGGGGAACAACTCACCCGAAAAGCATTGGAAGAATTTTTAGAACGTTTTCCTATCCCAAAAGGTGAAAAACTTGGCATTGAAGCTGTCATATCAACAGCAAATATAGCTTCCCAAAAACTCGCAGCAAAAATTTTCCCTAAACCACCGACGGCAATAACAGACAGTGTTTCTGGCAAACCAGCTCTCCACTATGAGTTTGTTAAAGAGGGATAGCTTGTTCCATCACTTTGCAGCGTAAAAAGGCTACGACACAGAAATGCTAGGTGCCTAAAACACCTAGAACGCAACGGTGCCCGCGTTCCGTAAACAGCGTGTTTTTTTTGCGCCTGTGGTCTATCCACTGGGGGGCTTCTTCGTAATTATCTTCGGGTGTGGATGAGATACAATACCCACAAGGAAAAGTAGTCCGCTGACTGACCAGGCGTGTTTGAGCAGGTTAACGCTCAGGCCCCCACCGTGCGGGTCACCCTGCCCTTGCTGGGTTAAACCCCAACAGCCATAACTATCAGCCCGCAGCCTCTTGAGGTTGCGGGCTTTTTTAGTGCACTACTTTAAGTTTTATGTATCACACTAAAATAACAGAATAAATTTCTTAAAGTTCTGTCTCCATTTTCTTCATCCTCCCTACCCTGCACTGACTCTCCCCCCACTCTGGGCATACACCCTCGCAAAAGTGACCTGCAAAATTGCGTCAGCCGGTGCCGCCTTCAGCAGCGCAGCAAGCTTATGGGCACGCTCTGCAAACGGGCTGGTGTGAAGCCTTTTGGCTTTCATGCCATCAGGCATTGCTCGGCGGCGGTGACATTCAAGGCTATGGGCCTCAATGGCGCACAGGTATTCCTTGGCCACAGCCGTGCGACCACCACCGACCGCTATGTGCGGTCTGCGGGCCTGTATGGAAGTCAGGATGGAATCTTGGAGGCTTTGGGCCAGAGCATGATCGGCTCTGCGGCAGAGAATCTGCTGGAAAAAGTAATGCCCCACGAGGGTCAAGCTCGTGAGGCATCTTGTAACCAAGGCATTGTAACCAATGCCATACAGTAATAGGGCAACTACGTTAACCCTTTGAATTCAATTGGCGTCCCCAAGGGGATTTGAACCCCTGTCGACGGCGTGAAAGGCCGTTGTCCTGGGCCGGCTAGACGATGGGGACGCGTCGTGAAGGGTGTATCTACGGCAAAGGTTCTCAAGTGTCAAGCATGTGTACCAAATTTTCTAATTTTTTTTCAATGGGCATATGGGCAATGTGAAGGTATTGCTCCGCCGCCCTCGATGAGCATCCCCACTCGCGCAGCATACTGCCCGCGCCGCTCCCCAAGCGCATCAGCCGGCGGCGCACGTTTTTACACATTACGTGCGGCGCTTACCCCCTCTACACATTGCAAATTTGCCCCGGCCTGGGGTATACACACGCCATGCAAAAATCTGGCAACACAACTCCCCGTTCCGGCAACGCGACGCGCTCTTCTGCCACG
The Desulfovibrio sp. DNA segment above includes these coding regions:
- a CDS encoding primase-helicase zinc-binding domain-containing protein; the encoded protein is MPADIVDLFRELGFNPAKKTAKEWASACPCCGGKDRCSIWPDEQEGRGYYWCRQCDVKGDGIQLLRDYASISYGDACKRVGVAPVANLKAPAIPKSKHVEPFQAVSGQLGQLEGVDRDKWQTHAAKLVTWGTECMLRAPEHMEWLAARGLDAEAVQRYRLGFNPGERGKNCIIRPRESWGLPSMLKDNGKPKKLWLPRGIIVPQIMPGPNGADLVERVRIRRLDVDRQEFRPEHKYHVVEGSSMDLLWLPCTAQHDTGVVVVQETELDTFMLHAVAGDLTSCLASMTSNIRNMSTAVYERLKNASCILVALDCDKAGAEGWPRWRATFPRAKRWPVPMGKDAGEAFGAGLDLRLWVQAGIPEGLQLAMPAGHAPDMTLQEGAHENKAEHVEPSVKQPAPPIEVAEPQPEVAAEQPAQKKRRPPRPEPGISKHLSTAAGPLDSLAILRRVGVEAVPDGIDFTLTGHERWPLDDYCALFTWLRRNGQWVKMALEGATIMKDQA
- a CDS encoding terminase gpA endonuclease subunit, translated to MKQIRFTDGERHVFRKRPYEPLSEWAAANLLVKDGPYAGGRYRKDVNPYLVEIMDTWSHPDVEEVDVCGSAQTGKTLVMHAALAYSVAKRPGPRMLAMQDDESLSKVVSNKLLPMFRASRPVRDLLAKERSGQITFRDSTTLYLASAQSPNARASISIQDLMLDEEALYRQITGQGVPALEFLERTRSYSNTRKVLRESKPIGGDECSIVLAMEECDEVRHYEARCPACMQYNELVEDNLALVEKGVSPQEVERRKLGRYRCKCGYLWTDHMRDRAVNMGRWVAADPVPHPRRVGFVLPAILSKNVSLSEIMAAKMRAEASDSPALKQHYINGMWAKPYRAVVQETEATAILKRIDKNLQARTVPGDVVALTAGVDSQARGFWYTIWGWKPNLASVLVDYGRLPDWDAVHALLYETRYDYEADGPMSGRNLGIWRAGIDSGGTRSDDKAISRTEDVYRWVRKYGGKRIFACKGASHESVTPVRAVNIDRFPSSRMRIKGGLWLYLLDTHYFKSLLFARLAEDARQPITLHRDTDQMFADQLSAESLQRDRNGKLVWVVKRRANHLLDCSMMAHACVDGSWLPSLHQLLERETAQKSRPAPKLHSHLPEPEHGAAPQRHMSQVAPATRELPQRVMAAREAPQRVVNRPGFMRRSSDF
- a CDS encoding helix-turn-helix domain-containing protein, giving the protein MARQRVNLPYDRTADGARVNVMRAAEMLSCSRSWVYKLIEAGHLKAFRIGSRKGLQITVRSLEGYLARQAVLSD
- a CDS encoding DNA-binding transcriptional regulator — translated: MQNKYHSEIAAAVHEDMRDMFKLGVVDKQTMRTFDELCLVPVQPMTAEEIRTLREREGLSQPVLAWYLNVSKNLISDWERGVRKPGGAALKLLNLVKTKGVQAISL
- a CDS encoding type II toxin-antitoxin system RelE/ParE family toxin, which translates into the protein MRFFKLRNFERFAIKEGIPDEALIDIVAQMESGQINASLGGLVYKQRLARQGEGKSGGYRVILFYRQGERVFFAFGFAKANMANISQKDLTILKEQAKVLMQQPEEALGIMLENGIIIEI
- a CDS encoding GrlR family regulatory protein; this encodes MQTGIYALQYANDRDSGAGILVIMPDGKLAGGDHSFTYTGQWQQQGDGITAVLLAKKHRLASGVSIFGPVEKLTIDGSGTIGGMGTTATTPIQLTATAREFPGIKINAVLTLLETL
- a CDS encoding GNAT family N-acetyltransferase; amino-acid sequence: MPKFIDPHDAYLSFREEVQNDSLQLESCKLHPDIKMYFDEVDSGARFTYATFKNKIAKGILQIAQSGWDNGIPYFQLGIAVGKEFRKQGVGEQLTRKALEEFLERFPIPKGEKLGIEAVISTANIASQKLAAKIFPKPPTAITDSVSGKPALHYEFVKEG